A genomic region of Arachis hypogaea cultivar Tifrunner chromosome 5, arahy.Tifrunner.gnm2.J5K5, whole genome shotgun sequence contains the following coding sequences:
- the LOC112801115 gene encoding uncharacterized protein, which yields MAVAANCARKTLQLASSSSARTLFSRRSFPLVKLNGLPSSPSRTYTQKRSLSFPRVPEQLAGVAQLVSLTPLHSATASALFTSLLSLHNTNWGCLSEGFATPL from the exons ATGGCTGTGGCGGCTAATTGTGCAAGGAAAACCCTCCAACTAGCTTCTTCTTCCTCAGCTAGAACCCTCTTTTCTCGTCGATCTTTTCCCCTTGTTAAACTCAATGGCTTACCTTCTTCTCCTTCTAGAACTTATACCCAGAAGCGCTCACTCTCCTTTCCAAG GGTTCCGGAGCAGTTAGCAGGTGTTGCACAACTAGTGTCTCTGACGCCATTACATAGCGCTACTGCCTCTGCCTTGTTCACTTCCCTCCTCTCTTTGCACAATACTAACTGGGGTTGTCTCTCTGAAG GTTTTGCAACACCTCTATAG